In Amaranthus tricolor cultivar Red isolate AtriRed21 chromosome 3, ASM2621246v1, whole genome shotgun sequence, a single window of DNA contains:
- the LOC130809033 gene encoding uncharacterized protein At4g14100 has product MADSKLQIRVVFHLITTTLLCLFLSTAVGSTIVPEQSEDPKPKAWPEQFHAVLVMNNTKTSELQVVDLWYDWPNGRNLNLIQHQLGKLLYDVEWTNGTSYYFTRKGSGNVEPECKIILFEVGILRPNWLDGASYVGEEYVDGFLCNVWEKVEFIRYYEDVVTQKPVHWLFYTGRAMHVITFEVGAVLEDSEWQAPVHCFNKETEEHETFAHLPEHPHQFMRDSVPLAAAV; this is encoded by the exons ATGGCGGATTCGAAACTTCAAATTAGGGTTGTATTCCATCTAATAACTACTACTCTACTCTGTTTATTCTTATCAACAGCAGTCGGAAGCACAATTGTTCCAGAACAATCAGAAGACCCGAAACCAAAGGCATGGCCAGAACAGTTCCACGCAGTATTAGTGATGAATAACACCAAAACATCAGAATTACAGGTTGTTGATTTGTGGTACGACTGGCCTAATGGTCGCAATTTAAACCTTATTCAACACCAATTGGGGAAGCTTCTGTACGATGTTGAATGGACTAATGGAACCTCTTACTATTTTACTCGCAAAGGTAGCGGTAATGTTGAACCGGAAtgcaaaattattttatttgaagtGGGAATTTTAAGACCTAATTGGTTGGATGGTGCTTCGTATGTTGGTGAAGAATATGTTGATGGGTTTCTCTGCAATGTTTGGGAGAAAGTTGAGTTTATTCGATATTATGAAGATGTTGTAACCCAGAAACCTGTTCATTGGCTTTTCTACACTG GAAGAGCCATGCATGTGATAACCTTCGAGGTGGGTGCTGTGTTGGAAGATTCTGAGTGGCAAGCTCCGGTTCACTGCTTCAACAAGGAGACAGAGGAGCATGAAACTTTTGCTCACTTGCCTGAACACCCACATCAGTTCATGAGAGATTCCGTGCCACTGGCTGCCGCTGTTTGA